The region CCTTCGGCTATTTGAATAGTTCCTTGTTTTCTTGTTGAATTGTTTTTGCCTTATGACTTCTACTGCCATATAGTTTTGCTGAAAATACTGTTATTATTGATAAAACATCTTCTACTAGTTCTTTTTCATAAGTTTTATCTTCTGTATAATTTATTATTTCAATTTTAACACCATTAAAGTCACACATTTGTTCTATTATGTCGTATCCAAATCTTATTAATCTGTCTTTATAATTAATTACAATCCTGTCAATTTCTCTTTCGCATATTAATTTTATTAGTTCTTTTAACCCTTTTTTATTGTAATTTAAGCCACTTCCTATGTCTTTGATTATTTTAAATTGATATCCTCTTGCACTACAATAATCACTTACTGTTTTAATTTGCCTTTCTAAATCTTCTTTTTGATCTGATGAAGAAACTCTATCTTCCCTTCATCTTCCCATCTTCTTAGAGTTGATTTTGCAACTCCTAAATATTCACTTGCTTCTTTTATAGTAAGTTTTATGATAATCACCCCTTACTATAAAGTATAGTAGGCGTTTGCGAAACGCCATAACCCGCATGAATACGGGACATTTTTTCTTTAAAAAGATATAACTCCTCACTGATT is a window of Anaerosalibacter sp. Marseille-P3206 DNA encoding:
- a CDS encoding IS607 family transposase, which translates into the protein MKTVSDYCSARGYQFKIIKDIGSGLNYNKKGLKELIKLICEREIDRIVINYKDRLIRFGYDIIEQMCDFNGVKIEIINYTEDKTYEKELVEDVLSIITVFSAKLYGSRSHKAKTIQQENKELFK
- a CDS encoding excisionase family DNA-binding protein encodes the protein MIIIKLTIKEASEYLGVAKSTLRRWEDEGKIEFLHQIKKKI